One Polypterus senegalus isolate Bchr_013 chromosome 10, ASM1683550v1, whole genome shotgun sequence DNA segment encodes these proteins:
- the clcf1 gene encoding cardiotrophin-like cytokine factor 1: MDLRQGHYGPLAVLLATLLHTLRVSAFNVTDASSATAIQRTYELTKYLEHQLSTLTVSYLTYLGPPFNDPDFTPPRPNNSASLPSAATRLDLWKGLDNRLRLSENHRAYSILLGALKGLAAGTLCPSLQRSLQHFCTGLHGLLVSIAGVMTSLGYPPPLPSGEDIPNFFTPRPGGLYRGGGHPSGFGRAFLTTPSLALADFHSRDSPFLNEKPVRFSERDARYLSLGAGVSQRDYPREYFPGKFLSRIPVTTGSAPPVEKPPTRNLTQFEGSSSPARRRQTLWGEGNGPYASYLVPETHTLSDFSRKMGGFWVLKELQTWLWRSAKDFNRLKKKLPIPRRRS; the protein is encoded by the exons GACATTACGGCCCCCTTGCTGTTTTATTAGCTACCCTGCTGCACACCCTGAGAGTCTCTGCCTTCAACGTGACTGACGCCTCCTCTGCTACCGCCATCCAGAGAACATACGAACTGACTAAATATCTGGAGCATCAGCTTAGCACACTGACTGTCAGTTAT CTAACCTACTTGGGACCACCATTCAATGATCCTGACTTCACTCCACCCCGCCCCAACAATTCAGCTTCTCTTCCCAGTGCTGCAACACGTCTGGATCTTTGGAAAGGACTGGATAACCGCCTGCGACTGTCTGAGAACCACCGAGCCTACAGTATCCTTCTGGGTGCTCTGAAAGGACTGGCAGCTGGGACCCTTTGCCCATCTCTTCAAAGGTCTCTTCAGCACTTCTGCACGGGTTTGCACGGCCTACTGGTAAGCATTGCTGGGGTCATGACCTCACTGGGGTATCCACCCCCTTTGCCAAGTGGAGAAGACATCCCCAACTTTTTTACCCCCAGGCCTGGAGGTTTGTATCGAGGAGGAGGACATCCATCTGGCTTTGGAAGGGCTTTTCTCACGACACCAAGTCTTGCGCTAGCAGATTTTCACAGCAGAGATTCACCTTTCTTAAATGAGAAACCAGTACGATTTTCAGAAAGAGATGCTAGGTACCTAAGCCTTGGAGCTGGTGTTTCCCAGCGAGATTACCCCCGGGAATACTTCCCTGGAAAATTCCTTAGCAGAATTCCAGTCACCACGGGTTCAGCTCCACCCGTGGAAAAGCCTCCCACGAGAAACTTGACACAGTTTGAGGGCAGTTCCTCTCCCGCCAGAAGGCGGCAGACTTTATGGGGCGAAGGTAATGGACCTTACGCTTCTTACCTTGTCCCCGAAACACACACTCTGAGTGACTTCTCCAGAAAAATGGGAGGCTTTTGGGTGCTGAAGGAACTCCAAACGTGGCTCTGGCGATCAGCCAAAGACTTCAATCGACTCAAGAAGAAGCTGCCCATCCCACGGAGGCGAAGCTAG